Within the Glycine soja cultivar W05 chromosome 3, ASM419377v2, whole genome shotgun sequence genome, the region gaattttattttgggaaTATTCACTCAAAATGAGTTTTGTAGAAATGGGTTTCTTTTGGATATTGCAAGAACAAAATTGTCCTACATAAAGGGCaagtattaaaaatgaaatttgccTAGAAGTAacatttagtcatttacttcTTCAGAAACATTTATGGGCAACTTTGGGTTGTTGGATGCTTTTTTGCATTTGAggttaataaattaacaattcgTCCCAAGTACCAACTATTTCTGAGGTGTTTAGTGCACTTTATTTTTCGCGCTGATGATGTTACTGTCGTAAATGCAGGTTGTAGCCAATACAATAAAGTCATGCTTAGATGAGCTGCCCGGCTTTCCACGTACGCAAATAGGGTTTGCAACTTTTGACAGCACAATACATTTTTATAACATGAAGGTTTGCTGTGTTATTAGTATTACCACAATTAATATATCTGGCTTTCCTCAATTTATACTAATTATCCTGTGTGTTATGCTTTTGCAGTCTTCCTTGACTCAACCACAGATGTTGGTAGTGTCAGATCTCGATGATATATTTATTCCACTGCCAGATGATCTTCTCGTTAACTTGTCTGAATCAAGAAATGTGGTAGAAACCTTCCTAGATAGTTTGCCAACCATGTTCCAGGACAATGTAAACTTGGAATCAGCTTTTGGTCCTGCTCTTAAGGCTGCATTTATGGTTATGGTATGTCAGTCTCTTTTAaaccttcaatggtgatttttcttatcaaaatatctgttgctagtttttttttttttttccttctttttcaatAGGCAGTGAACTTAATACATTGGATGAATCTGGTATTAATTGATACAAAGTTACTGttatattacatattttaagatttaattgCTTGCTCAATTCCTAGCTCCAAAAATGGCCTTGGGACATTGCTGGGCACACTAAACTATCAAAAGGTCACTTAATAAATCAGATGAACCATAGAGAAGCAAGTTACATTCTATGCAGAATGGTGGGCCCTCTAGTTGGTTAAATTTAAGAGAACTACATCCACTGAGAATTTATTGAGTTTTCTGTACATTTTTCCTTTGCATTGATTTAGCAATGTCATTTTTCTTATACGTTACTTTGTTGTCGTCTTTTCATGCATCACTTTGCAGAGTCAACTTGGAGGGAAATTGTTAATATTTCAAAACACACTTCCATCTCTTGGTGTTGGCCGCTTGAAGTTACGTGGAGATGATTCTCGTGTTTACGGGACAGACAAAGAATATGGATTGAGACTGCCTGATGATCCATTCTATAAACAAATGGCTGCTGAGTTTTCCAAGTACCAAATCTCAACAAATGTGTATGCATTCAGTGATAAGTACACTGACATAGCCTCCTTAGGTAAGTTTTTTCAGTCTCTTCAAAATTATGCGACACTCTTATTCTCTAAAAAAAGCCACAATTTGGATAGGAAGGCTTGTAATTGATAAATCTAATGGATGGTTCTTTATCGTTACAAAATGTTACTTGAGAGACTTGAGATGTGAAAATTGGCACAAAATCACTGACTATTCTCTCTGCTGATGTATATTGTATGTAAAAAGAGGGTTCTAAAGAGGACAATCAGAGGGTCAGAAAAGAGAGAAAGGCTACTGCCTATGACaactaatatataaaaaagatacaACAAAAATCAGCTTTATAAAGCTGTACAACAGATGATAAACAACTTTTTTAACAATGTTTTATGATGTCTTAATCCCATGATTTTATAGCCGTTTATAAAGTatgttaaaatcttattttgtaTCATCTTCATTTTAAAATGCTTTTGGAGTCTGGCAATCTTGCCAATTAATATGTCTGAGTACTTTGTATTGTACACAAATGATTGCACTCTTCCCTTGATACTTGACAGCATGACTTTGGTATACAGTTAAGAGTTCTACAAAGTTAGTTCGTCACTTTATTTTGACCATTGAATAAACTTAATTGAATGACTTCCATGGATGTGTTGCCAAAAATACTGGCCTGCAAATGcttaattgaattagcaaattATGCATGATGTTTAGTTATTCTGTAAATAATGCACCCCCCCTAATTCTGTTAGATTTGATTCTCTCCCAGAGTCAGCATATGTGTTCTTCTTAGCACATATCCCGGGTATGCTAATGATCCTATACTTGACAAAGTGAAttatgtatttataatttactgGCTGTTTAGGAACTCTGGCAAAGTATACTGCTGGTCAAGTGTATTACTACCCAGCTTTCCAATCAGCCATTCATGGGGAGAAATTGAGACATGAATTGAGGAGAGACCTTACCAGAGAAACTGCATGGGAAGCTGTAATGCGCATTAGATGTGCAAAAGGTCTGTGCATCTATTATAGCTTGAAAATTCTTTTCTTCATTGCCTCCTTTTGTTTATCTGCTGTTCCATGCAACTCATATATGGTATTACATGCATAAAATTGCTGATAATTGCCTATATTTTTAGGTGTTCGCTTCACAACTTATCATGGAAACTTCATGCTGAGGTCCACTGATTTGTTAGCACTTCCTGCTGTAGATTGTGATAAAGCCTTTGCCATGCAGTTATCACTTGAAGAGACATTGTTGACAACTCAGACAATGTATTTGCAAGTAGCATTGTTGTATCCTTTCTTTGATAACTTTTGAGATGAGCTataatattaatcataatttttaatctaatgtTTACGATACTAGATATCTTTATTGTAATGTAAGAATAACATGTTTTCTTATCTGAAAAGTATTATTATCATAAAGCGTATAATTGATATTTGCCAAATTATGTTGGCTGTTGACTACCTAATGCTATCCTCCTTTATTCATTCCTGTACTTCAGCCATTTATGTTACTTGTTGGAATTGTTGCCTTCCTGGTATATTTAAAGTTAAGAGATTCATTCACTTTTTATGCATTGAAATATTGTTAAGTTATTCTTTCCCCAAAGGAATGACTATCTCTATTTGAGATGCTGTCCTTAGACATTCAGTTATACTTTTCGAGAGTTTGTTTCCTTGGGaagtacaaaaaataaatttaatcttatgtgaaattgtttctAAGCTAGTTGCATCCATAACAACAAAATAGATATACTGCATCTTGTGGTGAAAGGCGAATAAGAGTACACACAATGGCACTTCCAGTAGTTACAGAGTTAGCAGATATCTATCGGCTGGCTGATACGGGTGCAATTGTATCACTGTTAAGTAGGCTAGGTAGGTAAACTGGACTTCTGGTCCAGAGACATCATATGTGATGGATGATAGTTGCTTTTTATCTTAAACAGTTCCTTCATAATTGCAGCAATTGAGAAAACATTGTCCCAAAAACTGGAAGATGCACGGAGTGCTGTTCAACTAAGAGTTGTGAAAGCCCTCAGGGAATATCGAAATCTTTATTCTGTGCAACATCGCTTGGCAAACAGAATGATATATCCTGAGTCTTTAAAGTTCTTAATGTTGTATGGATTAGCCCTTTGTAGATCAACAGCTTTACGTGGAGGGTATGGCGATGTTCCACTGGATGAACGGTGTGCTGCAGGACACATAATGATGACTGTATCAATAAAAAGACTGTTGAAACTTCTCTATCCTAGCTTAATTCGACTTGATGAATATCTTCTGAAGGTATACGTTGCTTACCTTAAAAAGATACCAATAATATGGTTAAACTGTCAGATGCATGAATTATTAATTCCTCCGGTGTTCCAGGCATCTGTACAGGCTGATGACTTAAAAAGTGTTGAGAGAAGGTTACCTTTGACTGGGGAGAGCTTAGACTCTAGAGGCCTTTATATTTATGATGATGGTTTCCGGTTCATTATATGGTTTGGTCGGGTGATTTCACCTGATATAGCCAAGAATTTACTTGGGGCAGACTTTGCAGCAGAACTATCAAAGGTATTGTATATTCTTGCTATTCAAAAACAGGTTCATAATAGGTATTTTTCAAGGCAGAGGAGAGTTTATTATAGGTTGTCACATTGAGCAGatgcatcttttttttatttattttttgttttttctttctaactTTTATCTCTTGTTCAAATTGATGTTGGTTGCTTTTTGGttcttaatgaaataaaatcgcATTGATCTTGCATGCATGTAGCCAAATGGCGTGGTGTGATCTCTGTAACCAACCTCACTTAATGGGATAAGGTTTTTAatctttgatatttttatattagaattGAAAAGAAATATTGTACGTTACCCATGTGATTTCATTTAACTATACAGTAGTTATAATTAACTATGAAATTCTATGATGAGCATCATCTTCATGATAGAACACTTGATTCAATGGTCAGCTTTTGTGTGACGTTCATTGATAGTGTGGTATAGTGGTGTAGTGCAGCCTTGGGCTGCTACAAAGTTTGCATGATGGTGCATTTTTGAATGGTGACTGCAGTTGCAATCACAGTGAAAATAACCAGCTATTATGGTGCTACAGGGAAGCATTTTTGAAATCCCATTTTGCCTCAATGCTGTGACATTTTGGGGGTTTGTTGGGGGCAAATTAGAGATTTTCATCCTCCcttttcaaaacttaaaaaaaacaaaaagaaactaCTTGGATACAGTTTTCCATGCTTCTCTCTCCTGTGTGACCAAACACCTGTCTACCCAGACTACCCCATCTATGGGTTCCGTCTGAGTATTTTTGGCAACACCCAACTACCATTATTTTCTCTGTTTTAAACTCTGAAGCACATCCTGAACCACCTCTGTTCTTTTCTCCATGCAATGGCCATGCCATTATCTCAGCTGCTACACGtcgctatctgagtttgataacTATGATTTATCCtatacaaattttattcttaagGATTGACATTTAGATGCACTGATATTGATAGATATTATTCTTAACTCAATTGAATAACTTCTTGTATGGCAATTCATAGCATCAAATCATTGTAGAGTAGATATGTTTGTGTATTCCTCTTGTATTTATCTAATCGAACAAGGTGCTGTGTGTATGCTTTATTTCTTTAAACAGACTACTCTCAGTGAGCATGATAATGAAATGTCAAGGAGGCTGGTGAAGGTACTTGAGAAGTTGAGATATACAGATCGTGCATATTACCAGTTGTGCCACCTTGTGAGGCAAGGTGAACAACCCAAAGAAGGATTCCTCCTTCTTTCAAACCTTGTTGAGGACCAGATGGGTGGTAACAGTGGGTATGCTGAATGGATGCTGCAGATATCCCGACAAGTGCAGCAATCATAATATATAGGTATGCGTGACTTGTGATCCTCTTTAGGAAATCAAAGTTAAATCTGGtgatttttcaaggattaccaatggacactgatttttttgGTTATGAATATCTAGTATCTTTGGCTTTGACTACTGTAGTGTTGTCCTTGAGATTCTGTTTTAGTGTCCAGAAGGcagaatttgttttaaattcctATTTACGGTGATCTGAACATAATCACTTATCAACTTTGTATATTGATTCCCTTTTGGCAGCTTCCCTGGCTAAATAAGCAAGTCAGGTCTGCTATTTGTCTCACAAGTGACGACCATTTCTTTCTGCATTGGAGATATATTAAATCTGTCCTTTGGGGGTGCTTGGAGAAGCATTCTTGACCTGGCTAATTGATCGTTACTTGTGAGAAGCATGCTTTTGAGAGATTGTTGATTCATCCTGGGATGTATCCGTTAGGTGAACTCTACCACAGAGATTGAATTTAAacgtgttttcatgtttttgataTAGAGGGAAGAAAGAAACACTTTTTTGGTTACTTTACCTTGTGAGATTAGTTGTCACTTTCTgttttatatttccttttgtcGTCATCTTATGGTTGATTCTTTCATTGTAGAAAAAGAAAGTAGACAGAGAACTGAGAAGAGATGGCATGTCAAATTGGTCTTGCGAAATcttaaattttgtttgttgaaaattattatttattctgaTATTTAATGTtgaaactttgttttttttcaaattgaaatttaatttattttttggtccATAGAATTATAGGAAAAGATGGTGCCACTCTGAGTGCGAGACTAAAGTCACGTTGGAATTGCTATAGCAATACAATTTccgaaattaattaatttttacaagacTATTAGTAGTCACGTTGGAGCTCCTTTCCTGGTGGTGagataaattatgttaaataaataaataatttgggaGGTTttgtaaaatgttaaaaaaattattttgattaaacaaTTAGACGTGAAatctgtcaaaaaaaattattagcaacataaaattcataataattcatcaaatttgtatctttttttaatatcaatttttttaagttataaaaaattaattgaaaatgattGAATTCTGTTGtcccctttaatttttttaataatcttaaTTCAATACATTCCCTATTTATACCAAAGCCTAATACATGTGCATTCAAAACATTCCCTAATTTGTGTTAAACCATATAGGcgctgaaaaaattaaattacaattttaatcccctttaatttttaacttatatttttatttttatgtttttaaattttaatcctcatattttttttaaaaattataattttattttcaattgaaaattagatctaacatatttatttaaagtataatcaagaaataattgattagttaactgtaaaaaatatatgaaataaatgtatataaaattaaatttttaattaaaattactaatttttaaaatataaagactaaaatcctaaaaaaataaaagaccaaaatcacctattaagaattaaatatgaccaaaattacaattaaaaaaaatcccataCAGTTTCAAGACATAATGGATGCATAAACCTTTTAAACATctaaatcccaaagaaaaattaaGCGGGAAGCTGTAATGGGTATTAGATGTGCAAAAGGTGGATGAATCCATTATGGCTTGAAAATTTCCTTCATTGCCTTCTTTGTTTATATGCAACTTGTATGTAGTATTGCTATCTCATGCATAAAATTGCCTACGTTTCTAGGTGTTTGATTCACAAATTCTCATGGAAACTTCCAGCTGTAGATCGTGATAAAGCCTTTTCCATGCAGTTATCGCTTGAAATTCTGTTTTTGTGACTTATATTTCTATACAAAGTGATCTGAACATAATCACTAATCAACTTTTATATTTCTTTCCGCGTGAAACAAGACCTCCTCCACCGCATCAAATCCCATTCTGGTCGATCCTTTCTCAAGATGATTCTAGGTTGTGGGGAGGTGAGTACCCAAAGCACTGCCTTGTAGCCAAATTCTATAAACATACTCTCAAATCCTTATTGATCTTTCGTGACTAACTAACTATACATGGTAATAAGCTGTTAGATAAATAATTAGGAAGACATAAACAATAAGTATAGCAGTAGAATAAGTTTAAATAGAACCATAATACATACAAAGTTTATAATAATCAATTAGtactaaatatcaaatttaataatagAAGAGTTTAAAAGAGTTCATTGAAAGGATtccaaatcaaaaagaacatcatacttcaaaacatataattataataatataatataatataattttatgagaggaagctataaaaaaaatcatccccAAATGTGCATCCCAAATATCATAACTAGTAACAAACTAATAACAAGCATAACAACAACTCTTAAATTTCTAAAGACTTAGTCAAACACAATTTCTAAAAGATAGAAATAAATAGATAGGGAATaacttttatctttaaaaaaatatttactttaaattttaaattataaaaaaaaatattttccaacatAAATTGAATAAGATTTGAAACTAGGATTGAATAAGATGATATTTCACTCCCTCCTTGCCCCCTTGAATTGGATCAACAATTTCAAAtcataaaactaatttatcctacttttatatattcacgaattaaatttaaatttttcatatttaaggaCCAATTTATTAATCCcttctatttttaataacaaatttgactatttagcttttttactttttttttttcctttcaaagaaaatcggtcattttttttcctgctgCCCTGCATCTGCATAGCGGGCTCATTGCTCTAGTTTACTACAAAATTGAAGTTCTGAACATTCATTTTAGATGGAAAAAGGTATATTTTCGTGTTTTATTCGAACataaagttatatatttttcaaaaaatgagaTTCCCTAATTAGAAAGTTAGAAACTGTTGGACTAGATCGGATCCTTTtgggtttttcttcttttgaagcCAGATTCTTTTGAATTCAAACCAATAATctgatattgaattttttttattttgttgaagaAAGTGATCTGATATTgataattcaagaagaaaggggtcaTTGAAGCTTTAATCTAGTATTTAGattttaaatacacaaaatttagataaaaaaatatttttttgattgagTATATTCTTAAGATACGTGTAGATATATGtaaaagataaatgaataatatatcTTAACAAGTTTTTTCCCTACGTTCTCATACTGTAACCACCAATGATATGACAGGCACATAGCCAATTATGTTATGACTTTCTTCCGATAGAATAGATCTGCCGTGAGAAAAAGCAACGGTCAAGCTTAAGGACGCAAATAAATAGCACAAAAGGCAAAAGGCGTTAATTATATTAACACGTATAAATTTTTAGAGtacttgtaaataattttaaaatattaaatgaaacatgaaatgCTACTAtatctttattaaaatatttttgatttcaatttgttactaattatttttaatagactAAATGAACATGACTGATAAATTAATACGAGAGGGACATTGATGAGTATCATTATCTCGATGACGACATTGGTTGTTAAGGTACGTGTTTGTTTGATATCTTTGTTAACCTCAACATTttatggagaagaagaagaaaaataataaaagtggtTCGGTTCTCTAACGTGACTGGAAAAACGCTCATCAATTTTGGTATTGCACGAATTCACGACAACGACGCTATGGAGTATGGACTAAGCTTAAAGGAGGACGGCACCCTATCATAATtcatacatgattttttttagatataatttgtacatgataaaattagttaaaaattaaaaagacatgttgttgtttttctgttttattttagtGTAGTTGTTActgttattgatttttatttgtcatttttaagaaaataatgcatttatttacttattaattaaaaattgaatgatattaattattttcttttcaggatgaaaaataataatatatacaatatcataaaataaatgatattaagaaataaaaaaatattaaataaatgtcaaaaaatattaattaaattatcaacttgtaattttaaatgtcaaaaaaaaaaaactctaatgaACCATAAGGCCATATCCTAACAGCGAAATAGAGAGAGTGGCGGaaaatctaatattttaaacaaattaatgaaaaaatgaattggCACCAAACAAAGTTTTTTTAAGGAGTGTTAGCAACAcattttaagatattattttttttatatttttttaattcaactttaacatattttta harbors:
- the LOC114407521 gene encoding protein transport protein Sec24-like At3g07100; amino-acid sequence: MGTENPGRPTFPPSRPASSPFAAAQTVSPFSSTGPVAGSEPPSFRPSPSAPPPQGAMRFSSAGPAAVRPGAPSFRPAPPGRFNDPSVPPPVGPSNAPPAAGPFQQFPPPPFPPTMQPRGPPQPMLPPSIQSPPSQALPFPTSLPAQPQMPSVPMGSPPPPPQSAAPAHLGSNFPPPPPTIQPSFPGYPSKHAGPEMQAPPMHSSFPANQGNFGPVPPAASSPFLSHPGGYVPSPPMAPPLGIQPMQQPGSVPPMGAIQGLAEDFNALTLQTRPGTMDPLFDAKELPRPLEGDVEPKNLVDMYPMNCSPRYLRLTTSAVPSSQSLASRWHLPLGAVVCPLAEPPDGEEVPIVNFAPASVVRCRRCRTYVNPYMTFSEAGRKFRCNICTLLNDVPSEYYAQLDATGKRVDINQRPELTKGTVEFVAPAEYMVRPPMPPVYFFLIDVSISAVRSGMIEVVANTIKSCLDELPGFPRTQIGFATFDSTIHFYNMKSSLTQPQMLVVSDLDDIFIPLPDDLLVNLSESRNVVETFLDSLPTMFQDNVNLESAFGPALKAAFMVMSQLGGKLLIFQNTLPSLGVGRLKLRGDDSRVYGTDKEYGLRLPDDPFYKQMAAEFSKYQISTNVYAFSDKYTDIASLGTLAKYTAGQVYYYPAFQSAIHGEKLRHELRRDLTRETAWEAVMRIRCAKGVRFTTYHGNFMLRSTDLLALPAVDCDKAFAMQLSLEETLLTTQTMYLQVALLYTASCGERRIRVHTMALPVVTELADIYRLADTGAIVSLLSRLAIEKTLSQKLEDARSAVQLRVVKALREYRNLYSVQHRLANRMIYPESLKFLMLYGLALCRSTALRGGYGDVPLDERCAAGHIMMTVSIKRLLKLLYPSLIRLDEYLLKASVQADDLKSVERRLPLTGESLDSRGLYIYDDGFRFIIWFGRVISPDIAKNLLGADFAAELSKTTLSEHDNEMSRRLVKVLEKLRYTDRAYYQLCHLVRQGEQPKEGFLLLSNLVEDQMGGNSGYAEWMLQISRQVQQS